One genomic segment of Anticarsia gemmatalis isolate Benzon Research Colony breed Stoneville strain chromosome Z, ilAntGemm2 primary, whole genome shotgun sequence includes these proteins:
- the LOC142986530 gene encoding uncharacterized protein LOC142986530 translates to MERVTTFLIINVTIFLAQCFPIENGFTLKLNPISQREDLKPKDLGKLFAKVPQDGKKGDKNQKDVFNKVFFPRSFDLGAGHTNQVAKLLAPGHLGTDYNVTKMYSMNFLNLPMIKQPFTDYKVIVAAAPPNVNLASSDEMKKTVVYIVFPDDGSKDQEVSVMPKVYFVNENSIQLKNLRDQAMIDPILVIDSNRTVTGLKSKEIAKFLRFSNKLTKRFNYEITR, encoded by the exons ATGGAGCGC GTAACTACGTTCTTAATTATTAACGTGACAATTTTCCTCGCTCAATGTTTTCCGATTGAGAATGGATTCACCCTTAAACTTAATCCGATTTCCCAGAGAGAGGATTTGAAACCAAAAGATTTGGGGAAGCTGTTTGCCAAAGTTCCGCAAGATGGCAAGAAAGGAGACAAGAACCAGAAGgatgtttttaataaagttttcttcCCTCGATCGTTTGACTTGGGAGCAGGACATACTAATCAAGTAGCTAAATTACTTGCTCCCGGTCACCTCGGTACTGATTATAACGTGACGAAGATGTATAGCATGAACTTTTTGAATCTTCCCATGATTAAGCAGCCATTCACGGATTATAAGGTGATTGTGGCGGCTGCTCCGCCGAATGTGAACCTTGCATCAAGTGACGAAATGAAAAAAACAGTCGTTTACATAGTATTCCCGGACGACGGATCGAAGGATCAGGAAGTAAGTGTCATGCCAAAAGTGTACTTCGTCAACGAGAACAGTATTCAGCTGAAGAATCTCAGAGACCAAGCGATGATAGATCCAATACTGGTGATAGATAGCAACCGAACAGTGACCGGGCTCAAAAGTAAAGAGATCGCTAAGTTTCTACGATTCAGCAACAAATTGACAAAACGCTTTAATTACGAAATTACGCGTTAA